The following proteins come from a genomic window of Paenibacillus swuensis:
- a CDS encoding molybdopterin-binding protein: MAIRVREDGGKDMTCSVEDLVGQAPRHINLEERVRKARGRAFDLRSWYAVWAGEGQGEGEGADGPTHLIVEAEDEFQAIIPWHELDMASILYEQDGKPLQKGFPIRLYVPNGSSACLNVKSVVDIRFARDKQLGEAATYGYKNEVTLEQLRYKG, encoded by the coding sequence ATGGCCATTCGTGTTCGTGAAGATGGCGGGAAGGATATGACGTGTTCGGTGGAGGATCTTGTCGGGCAAGCGCCGCGTCATATCAATCTGGAAGAGCGGGTACGTAAAGCGCGCGGACGCGCTTTCGATTTAAGGAGCTGGTACGCGGTCTGGGCAGGAGAAGGCCAAGGTGAAGGTGAAGGGGCTGATGGACCGACGCACTTGATTGTGGAAGCCGAGGATGAGTTTCAAGCAATCATTCCATGGCATGAGCTGGATATGGCTTCCATTCTGTACGAGCAAGACGGCAAACCGCTGCAGAAGGGTTTTCCGATCCGTCTTTATGTCCCTAACGGAAGCAGTGCCTGCCTGAATGTAAAGAGTGTTGTGGATATTCGGTTTGCCCGCGACAAGCAATTGGGCGAAGCAGCCACATACGGATACAAGAATGAGGTAACCCTAGAACAATTACGCTATAAAGGCTGA
- a CDS encoding HD-GYP domain-containing protein, with protein sequence MRVHVTELVNGDTLNKDIYNSYGLMVISSGTVLQSKEISKLYLHSIDYVDILTRATLHDLEPDKLDNPYLSSMHSEYISALQGIESLFAQAFQDGKFEHEQMESSFGPLVINFKQQTDVVTLLLTLNSKDDYTYQHSVQVGMISYYIAKWLGLQEEEALIVGKAGFLHDIGKCRIDESILNKPGRLTETEYTEIKQHTIHGHEIISRSIGSSVYSRVALEHHERMDGQGYPNGKKGDELHFYSRIVAVADVYSAMISSRVYQEKRDLLTVLKELNRCSFGELDPVITQTFIKNMIPNFIGKKVMLKSGETGEIVMNNPNDFFSPLLQIGDQFCDLSKQSEAEIDTIFM encoded by the coding sequence ATGAGAGTTCATGTTACGGAGCTGGTGAACGGAGATACTTTAAACAAGGATATATACAACAGTTACGGGTTAATGGTTATTTCCTCGGGCACGGTCCTGCAGTCTAAAGAAATATCCAAGCTCTATCTTCATTCCATTGATTACGTGGACATTCTGACCCGCGCAACCCTGCACGACCTGGAACCGGACAAGCTGGACAATCCTTATTTAAGTTCAATGCATTCCGAATACATATCAGCCCTTCAGGGCATCGAATCCCTATTCGCACAGGCTTTCCAGGATGGTAAATTCGAACACGAACAGATGGAATCTTCCTTCGGACCGCTTGTGATTAACTTTAAGCAACAGACGGATGTCGTCACCCTCTTACTTACTTTAAACAGCAAGGATGACTATACATATCAACATAGCGTACAAGTGGGCATGATTTCTTATTACATAGCCAAATGGTTGGGACTGCAGGAAGAAGAAGCGCTGATTGTCGGCAAAGCCGGTTTCTTGCATGATATCGGGAAATGCAGAATCGATGAGTCCATCCTAAATAAACCCGGACGTCTTACCGAGACGGAATATACGGAAATCAAACAACATACCATCCACGGTCATGAAATTATCTCCCGCTCCATCGGAAGTTCTGTCTACTCCAGAGTCGCGCTGGAACATCATGAACGGATGGACGGTCAAGGATATCCGAACGGGAAGAAGGGTGATGAGTTGCACTTCTACTCACGGATTGTGGCTGTAGCCGACGTATACAGCGCGATGATCTCCTCAAGAGTTTACCAGGAGAAGAGGGATTTACTCACCGTGCTGAAAGAATTGAACCGATGCAGCTTCGGTGAACTGGATCCCGTCATTACTCAGACCTTTATCAAAAATATGATCCCCAATTTTATAGGCAAAAAAGTCATGCTGAAATCCGGCGAAACCGGTGAAATCGTAATGAACAATCCCAATGATTTCTTTAGTCCCCTTCTGCAAATCGGAGATCAGTTCTGCGATTTATCCAAACAGAGCGAGGCTGAAATCGATACGATCTTTATGTAA
- the moaA gene encoding GTP 3',8-cyclase MoaA produces the protein MNEMIDRFGRIHNYLRISVTDQCNLRCVYCMPEEGLDFLESEHVMSFEEIEAVVKTGASMGIRKLRITGGEPLIRKDIELLIAKLAAIPGIDDIAMTTNGILLEKKAEALKAAGLNRVNISLDTLDPSKFRMISRNGGLDKVIRGIEAAARAGFHPIKINCVLLKGINENEIAKFLELSLNEPLHVRFIEYMPIGHADENWKKHYLPLSRVMEIAEDQGHHFARINDLQGNGPSEDYQIQGAQGTFGLIHPVSNHFCERCNRLRLTADGSLKPCLYWVDELNVRPLIGDEEALKQLFMKALDIKPLNHEMAAKLADENQSHQPTDRRMSQIGG, from the coding sequence ATGAACGAAATGATCGATCGGTTCGGAAGAATTCATAACTATTTAAGGATCTCGGTAACGGATCAATGCAATTTACGTTGCGTCTACTGCATGCCGGAGGAAGGGTTGGATTTTCTCGAATCCGAACATGTGATGAGCTTTGAAGAAATTGAAGCGGTTGTAAAGACGGGTGCTTCTATGGGTATCCGTAAACTGAGGATTACCGGAGGCGAACCGTTAATTCGTAAAGATATTGAGCTGTTAATCGCGAAACTTGCCGCAATACCGGGCATAGATGACATAGCTATGACAACCAACGGCATTCTGCTTGAGAAGAAAGCGGAGGCGCTTAAAGCAGCCGGTTTGAACCGGGTGAACATCTCGCTGGATACGCTTGATCCGTCCAAGTTCAGGATGATTTCCCGAAACGGCGGTTTGGATAAAGTCATTCGGGGCATTGAGGCCGCGGCGCGGGCGGGATTTCATCCGATTAAGATTAATTGCGTGTTGCTAAAGGGTATCAATGAGAATGAAATTGCCAAGTTTCTGGAGCTGTCCTTGAACGAACCGCTTCATGTGCGGTTCATTGAATATATGCCGATCGGTCACGCGGATGAGAATTGGAAGAAGCATTATCTGCCTCTGTCCAGAGTAATGGAAATCGCGGAGGACCAGGGTCACCATTTTGCCAGAATTAATGATTTACAAGGAAACGGCCCTTCCGAGGACTATCAGATTCAAGGGGCTCAAGGCACATTTGGATTAATTCATCCTGTCAGCAATCATTTCTGCGAGCGCTGCAACCGGCTCAGGTTGACGGCGGACGGTAGTCTGAAGCCCTGTTTATATTGGGTAGACGAGCTTAATGTAAGGCCATTGATCGGGGATGAGGAAGCTTTAAAGCAACTGTTCATGAAGGCGTTGGACATCAAGCCTTTAAACCATGAGATGGCCGCCAAGCTGGCGGACGAGAATCAGAGCCATCAGCCGACGGATCGGCGGATGTCACAAATCGGCGGATAA
- the sufU gene encoding Fe-S cluster assembly sulfur transfer protein SufU yields the protein MQLDDLYRRVIMDHYKNPRNRGQLEDGAVTIELNNPTCGDKIQLQMQVEDNIVKAAKFVGEGCSISLSSASMMTEAVKGHTLDEALEMAEKFSSLMKGEEVDFGDYEDLEALSGVNKFPARIKCATLAWNALRKGIEQSEHKS from the coding sequence ATGCAATTGGATGATTTGTACAGAAGAGTCATAATGGATCATTATAAAAATCCGCGTAACCGGGGCCAGCTTGAAGACGGAGCTGTTACCATCGAATTGAATAATCCGACTTGCGGTGATAAGATCCAGCTGCAAATGCAAGTGGAGGACAATATCGTGAAAGCGGCGAAGTTCGTCGGTGAAGGATGTTCCATCTCGCTCTCTTCCGCATCCATGATGACGGAGGCCGTCAAAGGTCATACGTTGGATGAAGCGCTAGAGATGGCTGAGAAGTTCTCGTCCTTGATGAAAGGCGAAGAGGTTGACTTCGGGGACTATGAGGATCTGGAGGCGCTCTCGGGTGTCAACAAGTTCCCGGCTCGCATCAAATGCGCTACATTGGCTTGGAACGCCTTACGTAAGGGTATCGAGCAATCCGAACATAAATCTTAA
- a CDS encoding cysteine desulfurase: protein MNSSQIRELFPILQQEINGHPLVYLDSAATSQKPESVIHAVKRYYEWDNANVHRGVHTLGSRATDAYEGAREKLQKFINARSTQEIIFTRGTTTAINLVASSYARAVCGEGDEIVITPMEHHSNLIPWQQVAKATGAVLKYIPLQPDGSITIADAEATITERTKFVSVMYVSNVLGVVNPVKEIAAIAHRHGAKMLVDGAQSTPHMKIDVQDLDCDFYTLSGHKMCAPTGIGALYGKKVLLEGMEPIEFGGEMIDHVDLYNSTWKELPWKFEGGTPIIAGAVGLGAAIDFLQEIGLHNIDAHEKQLTAYAMDRMSGIPDISIYGPRDNRAGLITFNLGDVHPHDVATVLDTEGIAIRAGHHCCQPLMRWLEVSATARASFYLYNTEQDVDRLVEALLKTKEYFGHAIG, encoded by the coding sequence ATGAATTCCTCACAAATCCGTGAGCTTTTCCCGATCCTACAACAAGAAATCAACGGCCACCCGCTTGTCTATCTGGACAGCGCAGCCACTTCCCAGAAACCGGAATCCGTCATCCATGCCGTCAAACGCTACTATGAATGGGACAACGCGAATGTACATCGCGGTGTGCATACACTTGGATCCCGCGCGACAGACGCTTACGAAGGTGCGCGAGAAAAGCTGCAGAAGTTTATTAATGCCCGTTCCACGCAGGAAATTATTTTTACGCGCGGAACAACAACGGCTATTAATCTGGTTGCTTCAAGCTACGCGCGGGCTGTGTGCGGTGAAGGCGACGAAATCGTCATTACTCCGATGGAGCATCACAGCAACTTAATTCCTTGGCAGCAGGTCGCGAAAGCGACCGGCGCCGTTCTGAAATATATACCGTTACAGCCTGACGGTTCCATTACGATTGCGGATGCGGAAGCCACAATTACAGAAAGAACGAAGTTTGTTTCTGTCATGTACGTCTCGAATGTGCTGGGTGTCGTTAATCCGGTGAAGGAAATCGCCGCGATTGCACATCGTCACGGCGCCAAGATGCTGGTTGACGGCGCGCAAAGCACACCCCATATGAAGATCGACGTACAAGATTTGGATTGTGATTTCTATACGCTATCCGGTCATAAGATGTGTGCGCCTACCGGGATCGGGGCATTGTATGGAAAGAAAGTACTTCTTGAAGGTATGGAACCGATTGAATTCGGGGGCGAAATGATTGACCATGTGGATCTGTATAACTCCACTTGGAAGGAGCTTCCTTGGAAATTCGAAGGCGGAACGCCGATCATCGCAGGCGCTGTCGGACTTGGAGCGGCTATTGATTTCCTTCAGGAGATCGGACTTCATAACATTGATGCTCATGAGAAGCAGTTAACAGCCTACGCGATGGATCGAATGAGCGGTATTCCCGACATCAGCATCTATGGTCCGCGCGATAACCGAGCCGGACTCATTACCTTTAATCTTGGCGATGTGCATCCGCATGACGTGGCTACGGTGCTGGACACTGAAGGTATTGCCATTCGTGCCGGTCATCATTGCTGTCAGCCCCTGATGCGCTGGTTAGAAGTGTCTGCTACGGCGCGCGCCAGCTTCTATCTCTATAATACGGAACAAGATGTTGACCGCTTAGTCGAAGCCTTACTAAAAACAAAGGAGTACTTCGGTCATGCAATTGGATGA
- a CDS encoding DUF1802 family protein codes for MMFIPESIALKEWAVTTKALQEGAQIIMMRKGGIVEETRHFEVRSHTFYLYPTYEHQKKEWIKESHRLEIDETLVNWDQTGQTVTVSACAKVVESIEITDTEDLIRIADFHIGTDAFAEERLKWKRKQPLHLLVLRVYMLENPVTLPVVPEYLGCKSWVRLEQDRMEAAGPLSPVLNDTEFEKEHLRLKHALAT; via the coding sequence ATGATGTTCATACCGGAGTCCATCGCGCTCAAGGAATGGGCGGTCACCACAAAGGCGCTGCAGGAAGGCGCGCAGATCATCATGATGCGAAAAGGCGGAATTGTGGAAGAGACGCGGCATTTTGAGGTGCGAAGCCATACCTTCTATCTTTATCCAACCTACGAACATCAGAAAAAAGAATGGATCAAAGAATCACACCGTCTTGAAATTGACGAAACGCTTGTGAATTGGGATCAGACAGGGCAGACTGTTACAGTGTCCGCATGCGCCAAGGTTGTGGAAAGTATTGAAATAACGGACACGGAAGATTTAATCCGCATTGCTGATTTTCATATCGGTACGGACGCTTTTGCCGAAGAACGGTTGAAATGGAAACGTAAGCAGCCTCTACACTTGCTTGTTCTACGCGTGTATATGTTGGAGAATCCCGTGACTCTGCCGGTTGTGCCGGAATATCTGGGGTGCAAATCGTGGGTGCGGTTGGAACAAGACCGGATGGAAGCTGCGGGCCCCTTGTCCCCCGTGCTGAATGATACCGAATTTGAGAAGGAACATCTGCGTTTAAAACATGCGCTTGCCACGTAA
- a CDS encoding C40 family peptidase — protein sequence MNQPKKHRNDKWIMAAIAGGILLLPSCGGTGQNQSQGLSEIPPHLQHEGQLQEQQLQMQQGEQRRQIREMQLKGRGAADIPPNGGTGRFRMQSGGLSPVTIPYMEREGEKYISVSQLAETLEFRSKFNESAGILKLGDYGEEFEFNVNSNVVKTEGEQIQLSKPSVLINGGVYMPASAAEDMFRNDMNAQAGTDGLVLSPSSIPVDGLNFNDGDEGNDPNLNFGDEPHSPSGEEDQGSKTQGNEAQGNETSGDGTSPSMNGDQEEALPALVSANESSLLSTAKKYIGVDYEFGTESYPKSGTFDCSTFTQHVFDKYGVNLPRTARSQARNGIEVSRKNLRPGDLMFFYVPGRFKSNRTIGHVAIYMGDNQMIHASPEPQNGVQITDINKAYWKRTFLTAKRLVQ from the coding sequence GTGAATCAACCAAAGAAACACCGCAATGATAAATGGATTATGGCGGCTATAGCCGGCGGGATCTTGTTACTGCCGAGTTGCGGAGGGACAGGTCAGAATCAAAGCCAAGGTCTGTCCGAAATCCCGCCTCACTTACAACATGAAGGTCAATTACAGGAACAACAGTTACAAATGCAACAAGGAGAGCAAAGGCGTCAAATTCGGGAGATGCAGCTTAAAGGCCGGGGCGCGGCGGATATCCCGCCAAATGGCGGAACCGGAAGATTTCGAATGCAGAGTGGCGGCTTAAGCCCGGTGACGATTCCCTATATGGAGCGGGAAGGGGAGAAATATATTTCGGTTTCTCAGCTCGCCGAAACACTGGAATTCCGTTCTAAGTTCAACGAAAGCGCGGGCATTCTGAAATTAGGCGATTACGGCGAGGAGTTTGAGTTCAATGTGAATTCCAATGTTGTAAAGACTGAGGGCGAGCAGATCCAGCTTAGCAAACCGTCCGTTCTTATCAACGGAGGCGTTTATATGCCTGCCTCCGCCGCTGAGGATATGTTTCGTAACGATATGAACGCTCAAGCGGGAACTGACGGACTTGTGTTGTCCCCTTCCTCCATTCCCGTTGACGGGTTAAACTTTAATGATGGGGATGAGGGGAATGACCCGAACCTCAATTTCGGAGACGAACCTCATTCACCATCGGGTGAAGAAGATCAGGGAAGCAAAACTCAAGGGAATGAAGCTCAAGGCAACGAAACTTCAGGGGATGGCACTTCACCATCCATGAACGGAGATCAGGAAGAGGCTTTGCCTGCACTTGTTTCCGCGAATGAATCCAGTCTACTCTCGACTGCGAAGAAGTATATTGGCGTGGATTACGAATTCGGCACAGAATCCTATCCGAAATCCGGAACGTTTGATTGCTCTACATTTACTCAACATGTGTTTGATAAATACGGAGTGAATTTGCCTCGTACGGCCCGTTCACAAGCAAGGAACGGCATAGAAGTAAGCCGGAAAAATCTACGGCCCGGCGATTTGATGTTCTTCTACGTACCGGGACGTTTCAAATCCAACCGTACGATTGGCCATGTGGCCATTTATATGGGGGACAACCAAATGATACACGCTTCACCAGAGCCTCAAAACGGAGTCCAAATTACGGATATCAATAAAGCATATTGGAAGAGAACGTTCCTGACCGCGAAGAGATTGGTTCAATAG
- the sufB gene encoding Fe-S cluster assembly protein SufB codes for MAKQMPEMEDYKYGFRDEHKSIFQSGKGLTKEIVIEISKMKNEPEWMLDFRLKSLEQFYKMPMPTWGGNMDDLDFNEIQYYVKPSEKQGKTWEEVPSEIKETFDKLGIPEAEQKFLAGVSAQYESEVVYHSMQKDLEDQGVIFTDTDTALREHPELFRKFFGTIIPPNDNKFAALNSAVWSGGSFIYVPKGVKCEVPLQAYFRINSENMGQFERTLILADEGSSVHYVEGCTAPIYSTNSLHSAVVEILAMKDARVRYTTIQNWAPNIYNLVTKRAVAEENATMEWVDGNIGSKLTMKYPAVVLKGRGAKGMVLSIAVAGKGQHQDAGAKMTHLAPDTSSTIVSKSISKHGGKVTYRGLASFGRNSQGSKANIKCDTLIMDKQSTSDTIPYNEILNDNITLEHEATVSKVSEDQLFYLMSRGLTEADATQMIVMGFIEPFTKELPMEYAVEMNRLIKFEMEGSIG; via the coding sequence ATGGCTAAACAAATGCCGGAAATGGAAGATTACAAGTACGGCTTCCGTGACGAACATAAGTCCATCTTCCAATCAGGAAAAGGCTTAACGAAAGAAATCGTCATCGAAATTTCCAAAATGAAGAATGAGCCCGAGTGGATGTTGGATTTCCGTTTGAAATCCTTGGAGCAGTTCTACAAAATGCCTATGCCAACATGGGGCGGGAATATGGATGACTTGGATTTCAATGAAATCCAGTATTATGTAAAACCGTCTGAGAAGCAAGGGAAAACTTGGGAGGAAGTTCCTTCTGAAATTAAGGAAACTTTCGACAAGCTGGGTATCCCGGAAGCGGAGCAGAAGTTCCTTGCCGGCGTATCCGCTCAATATGAATCCGAAGTCGTATATCACAGCATGCAGAAAGATCTTGAAGATCAAGGCGTAATCTTCACGGATACGGATACGGCATTGCGTGAACACCCGGAGCTGTTCCGTAAATTTTTCGGTACGATTATTCCTCCGAACGACAACAAATTTGCGGCATTGAACAGTGCCGTATGGTCCGGCGGAAGTTTCATCTACGTTCCGAAAGGCGTGAAATGTGAAGTGCCTCTACAGGCGTACTTCCGTATCAACTCCGAGAACATGGGACAGTTCGAGCGTACACTGATTCTAGCGGATGAAGGCAGTTCCGTGCATTATGTAGAAGGCTGTACAGCGCCAATATACAGCACGAACTCGCTTCACAGCGCGGTTGTTGAAATCCTTGCCATGAAGGACGCGCGCGTGCGTTATACAACGATACAGAACTGGGCGCCTAACATCTACAACTTGGTTACAAAGCGTGCGGTAGCTGAAGAAAATGCAACCATGGAATGGGTTGACGGTAACATCGGTTCGAAGCTTACCATGAAGTACCCCGCTGTTGTTCTCAAAGGTCGCGGCGCTAAAGGGATGGTACTATCCATCGCGGTTGCCGGCAAAGGTCAGCATCAGGATGCGGGAGCCAAGATGACTCATCTTGCGCCGGATACGTCCTCCACCATTGTGTCGAAGTCCATCTCCAAGCATGGCGGCAAAGTGACTTATCGCGGTTTGGCTTCCTTCGGACGTAACTCCCAAGGTTCGAAAGCGAACATTAAATGCGATACGTTAATTATGGATAAACAGTCTACTTCGGACACAATCCCTTATAATGAGATTCTGAATGATAACATCACGTTGGAGCATGAGGCTACGGTTTCCAAAGTATCCGAAGACCAATTGTTCTATCTGATGAGCCGCGGCTTAACGGAAGCGGATGCGACTCAGATGATCGTTATGGGCTTTATCGAACCGTTCACCAAGGAATTGCCGATGGAATACGCGGTGGAAATGAACAGATTGATTAAGTTCGAAATGGAAGGCTCAATCGGATAA
- the sufC gene encoding Fe-S cluster assembly ATPase SufC, producing MSTLQFTIEGLKATIEGKEILKGINLDIKGGEIHAIMGPNGTGKSTLASTLMGHPKYEVQDGSVTLNGEDVLDMAVDERARAGLFLAMQYPSEITGVTNSDFLRSAINARREEGSEISLIKFIRQMESKMKELEMNPEFSHRYLNEGFSGGEKKRNEILQMMLLDPKLVILDEIDSGLDIDALRIVAAGVNAMRDENRSFLIITHYQRLLDYITPDHVHVMMQGRIVKSGGPELAKRLEAEGYDWVKEELGIVDETVGESV from the coding sequence ATGTCCACATTGCAATTTACAATAGAAGGCTTAAAAGCCACTATTGAAGGGAAAGAAATTCTGAAAGGCATTAACCTGGATATTAAAGGCGGCGAAATACACGCGATCATGGGACCGAACGGCACAGGTAAGAGTACCCTTGCTTCCACGCTTATGGGCCACCCTAAATATGAAGTGCAAGACGGCTCCGTTACATTGAACGGCGAAGATGTGTTGGATATGGCCGTAGATGAGCGCGCCCGCGCCGGCCTGTTCCTGGCGATGCAGTATCCAAGCGAGATCACAGGTGTAACCAATTCCGATTTCCTTCGCAGCGCAATCAATGCGCGCAGGGAAGAAGGCAGCGAGATTTCACTGATCAAGTTTATCCGTCAGATGGAAAGCAAGATGAAAGAGCTAGAAATGAATCCCGAGTTTTCACACCGTTACTTGAATGAAGGCTTCTCCGGCGGCGAGAAGAAACGCAACGAAATTTTGCAAATGATGCTATTGGATCCGAAGCTTGTCATACTGGATGAAATTGATTCCGGCTTGGATATTGACGCTTTGCGTATTGTTGCCGCGGGTGTTAACGCGATGCGCGACGAGAACCGCAGTTTCCTGATCATTACTCACTATCAGCGTTTGCTTGATTATATTACTCCGGATCATGTTCACGTGATGATGCAAGGCCGCATCGTGAAGTCCGGAGGACCTGAATTGGCTAAGCGTCTTGAAGCCGAAGGCTACGACTGGGTGAAAGAAGAACTCGGCATCGTGGACGAAACTGTAGGCGAGAGCGTCTAA
- the sufD gene encoding Fe-S cluster assembly protein SufD, translating into MSTNTILPLNPDAVRALSESKSEPAWLAELRLKALELAGQLELPKPEKTNITRWNLDAYGAPKASAPIASPAELPQEALALITEAAQGENLLVQKDSSVVYTRLSAELASQGVIFTSLEEAAREHAELVQSYLMQAVLVEENRLTALHAAAWNGGVFLYVPRNVDVKVPLQALFYAEDSSATFAPHVLIVAEANSRVTYVDNYLSSDKGKPQVHNGVVEVFAKPGAKVQYSSIHAFGDHVVDLSYRRAVLENDSRMEWIVGELNDGKAVSETTSILKGNGSESDAKVLCVGSNDQSLNITTHAIHFGMDSDSQMITRAVMRDSASAIINGITKIEKGATRANGEQTEKVLMLSPKARGDANPILLIDEDDVTAGHAASVGQVNPEQVYYMMSRGISKQEAERLIIYGFLAPVVAEIPLEPIRNQLQGMIERKLGR; encoded by the coding sequence ATGAGCACAAATACCATTCTTCCGTTGAACCCGGACGCGGTCCGTGCCTTATCCGAAAGCAAGAGCGAGCCTGCATGGCTTGCTGAACTTAGGCTTAAAGCATTGGAACTTGCCGGTCAACTGGAACTTCCGAAACCGGAAAAAACAAATATTACCCGCTGGAATCTGGATGCCTACGGAGCGCCTAAAGCGTCCGCACCGATCGCTTCTCCGGCAGAATTGCCACAGGAAGCGTTAGCTTTAATTACGGAAGCGGCGCAGGGCGAGAACCTGCTTGTTCAGAAGGATTCAAGCGTAGTTTATACGCGGTTATCCGCCGAACTTGCCAGTCAAGGCGTTATTTTCACCAGCTTGGAAGAGGCAGCCCGCGAACACGCCGAATTGGTTCAATCTTACCTGATGCAAGCCGTGCTTGTTGAAGAGAATCGCTTAACAGCACTTCACGCGGCAGCATGGAACGGCGGGGTTTTCCTTTATGTGCCCCGCAACGTGGACGTGAAGGTTCCTCTTCAAGCCCTATTCTACGCGGAGGACAGTTCCGCTACATTCGCGCCGCATGTCTTGATCGTGGCCGAGGCGAACTCCCGCGTTACTTACGTGGATAACTACCTTTCCTCCGACAAAGGGAAGCCTCAGGTGCACAACGGTGTTGTAGAAGTGTTCGCCAAACCGGGAGCTAAGGTTCAATATTCCTCCATTCACGCGTTCGGCGACCATGTGGTGGATTTATCCTACCGCCGTGCCGTGTTAGAGAACGATTCACGGATGGAATGGATTGTCGGCGAGTTGAATGACGGTAAAGCGGTTAGCGAAACCACTTCTATTCTTAAAGGAAACGGTTCGGAATCGGATGCCAAGGTGTTATGCGTAGGCTCGAACGATCAGAGCCTTAACATTACGACACATGCCATTCACTTCGGAATGGACTCCGACAGCCAGATGATTACGCGCGCCGTTATGAGAGACAGCGCCAGCGCCATCATTAACGGGATTACTAAGATTGAGAAGGGCGCCACACGAGCTAACGGAGAACAGACCGAGAAAGTGTTGATGCTGAGCCCCAAAGCGCGCGGCGACGCGAATCCGATTTTGCTGATCGATGAAGACGATGTTACGGCAGGACATGCAGCTTCAGTAGGTCAAGTGAATCCTGAGCAGGTTTACTACATGATGTCTCGTGGTATAAGTAAACAAGAAGCTGAGCGTCTCATTATTTATGGATTCCTTGCGCCTGTTGTTGCCGAAATTCCGTTGGAACCCATTCGCAATCAATTACAGGGTATGATTGAAAGGAAGTTAGGGCGATGA